A single genomic interval of Roseomonas aeriglobus harbors:
- a CDS encoding HlyD family secretion protein, with the protein MPTGGDRPDATTDDEGAANKKRLSGRAKLILLVLAVAVLVAGGIWFMNYQTHGKYLEETNDATIQADMVTVAPRVAGYVSAVLVNENQDVRAGQPLVRIDPRNARAQAAQAEAQIALAGAQADAARAQVREQYAAIEQARAQLAAARVKAAFDAQEVARYRPLAASGAETREQLARLEATARQSAENVRSSAATLAAQDRRVGTIQTQIRQGEAQGQAARAQLAAANVDVGATTLTAAIGGRVGDKTVTLGQFVQAGTRLMSIVPLDKIYVTANFKETQLALMRPGQPVDIKVDALDGMVLKGRVESLAPGTGAQFSLLPPQNATGNFTKITQRVPVRVSIEATPAARRLLVPGLSVTVTVDTISAKDDIKRVREQQEKAR; encoded by the coding sequence ATGCCGACAGGTGGGGACCGGCCCGATGCGACGACCGACGACGAAGGCGCGGCGAACAAGAAGCGTCTGAGCGGGCGCGCCAAGCTGATTTTGCTGGTTCTCGCCGTCGCCGTGCTTGTCGCAGGCGGCATCTGGTTCATGAACTACCAGACGCACGGCAAATATCTGGAGGAAACCAACGACGCGACGATCCAGGCCGACATGGTCACGGTCGCGCCGCGGGTTGCCGGCTATGTCTCGGCGGTGCTGGTGAACGAGAACCAGGACGTCCGCGCCGGGCAGCCGCTCGTCCGGATCGATCCGCGTAATGCGCGTGCCCAGGCCGCGCAGGCGGAAGCCCAGATCGCACTCGCCGGCGCTCAGGCCGACGCCGCCCGCGCGCAGGTGCGCGAGCAATATGCCGCGATCGAGCAGGCCCGCGCCCAGCTGGCCGCCGCGCGGGTAAAGGCCGCGTTCGACGCCCAGGAAGTCGCGCGGTATCGCCCGCTCGCGGCATCGGGTGCGGAAACGCGCGAACAGCTCGCCCGCCTCGAGGCGACGGCGCGCCAATCGGCCGAGAATGTGCGCTCGTCCGCCGCAACGCTGGCCGCGCAGGACCGCCGCGTCGGCACGATCCAGACCCAGATCCGCCAGGGGGAAGCGCAGGGACAGGCTGCGCGCGCGCAGCTGGCCGCGGCGAATGTCGATGTCGGCGCGACGACGCTGACCGCCGCGATCGGCGGGCGCGTGGGCGACAAGACGGTAACGCTCGGTCAGTTCGTCCAGGCCGGCACCCGGCTGATGTCGATCGTCCCGCTCGACAAGATCTACGTCACCGCCAATTTCAAGGAAACGCAGCTGGCGCTGATGCGGCCGGGGCAGCCGGTCGATATCAAGGTCGATGCGCTGGACGGTATGGTGCTGAAGGGTCGGGTCGAGAGCCTGGCGCCGGGCACGGGCGCGCAATTCTCGCTGCTGCCGCCGCAGAATGCGACGGGCAATTTCACCAAGATCACGCAGCGCGTGCCCGTGCGCGTCTCGATCGAGGCGACGCCTGCCGCACGGCGCCTGCTGGTTCCGGGCCTGTCGGTGACGGTCACGGTCGATACGATTTCGGCCAAGGACGACATCAAGCG